gttgctaaaaaaagacaaaatcaagGGTACACCTTAAATGGGCACAAAttacacttgacatgcacaaaactgcaaggcgacaaagacaaaactgcaaggtgacaaagacgaaacgccataacgcaagacaatgtgggcgatatggtcatttatttgaaaatagagaaaagataaagagataaaacggtgaacaaaatgtattttaatgtctatgaaagaaatttaaaaaaaaaacgtatcttgcataaaaggtgaaaaaacccacttgtgcctgccattacttgctcagggcgccgccatcttatcgTAGTTAAACGTGATCtaactggccagacgcgagtagccttgatacatgtgttcgtagggTTTACAATGTCAGCATAACCCAAtggttgttaaggctgatcgaaggtcttgcggtcgatcattaaaatatcagcctaaATACCTGCGTAacgtgtatctcatgctattattgcacgcAGAGACTTGGTTAaaagtagaccgctacggacacacttcctggatgtactgctcacgtgacttcctttttgaatttgtctacgtgcaggcaacacccattcggaatgtgcaatccagcagacgaccccttcaattcatacagtatctcagaaataccacgtgcgatgatttttctaaagattttcccttcaaagaaacacatttgtactctctacTAAAACATTGAATAgggagttgaaaattgtgaatcaaggggcgtcttatacgcaagatatggtaaaattcaacaattttaaggcaatttgtacatagacggctaatatgcgagaaaatacagtactttttgggcatttatttgattcctgtttaTAAAGCTATGATGAGAATGGCTTTGTATTGTTAATATGGGTGAGCAACActgttttaaatttgaagatTTACAGCTGGTGGtatgccttgagatttttgcaacgCAAACTGTGTGTGACAGCTCAAAAATGGTTGACAAACACTGGTGTAAATAAAGCCAAGGGTACCATCAGAAATAGACACTACCTCTGGGCGCGATGTCGTAGCCAaccgccactactactacacctTTCTCGGCCAGTGGGACTGCCATAAATCCGGACTCCTCCTTACTACAGGAGCATGTCAAATGTAACCAACAAGAAAAATCAGAACATTTGCTATCCTTGTGGTAGAAGCAAAGCACATACCTGAGAAACTGCCAGTATCCACCATGAAGGTAAATAACGAGAGGTACGTCTGAAAAATAGGAGAGCATTATTAATACTCGAACACAACATTGACGAGTTATGACTGCTCCTCACCGAGGGACTTGGTGGTAGGGATGTaggcatctaatttttcaccttCACCTTCTCCGTAGGGAACGTTGAGTAACGTTTGAGCCAGATTGCGCGCCCGCTCTGTTCCTGCATGTCAAAAAAAGTCAGAAGAGGATCCTTTGCCAATTTCAATCAATTTTAACCGGTCTAAAATCAAATGCTCTTTCATTCATGTGCAAAAGGGTGCATGATTCACCTGTGTATAATATTTGGAACATTTGTTTGGCTGTTTGTATTTCTAAATTACTGCATTTTTCTGACTTCAAGTCataccagccaaagaatacacagtaaaaatgaaaaaacaaaacatataagtcacactggagcaatgttccctctaagctgcgcgtgtgcgcaattgcgcactactctcgtcgtctctgcgcagcagcaatcatatggatgaccggatgattcgcctaaagacgttttgccgacggacgtttgacagacggacaggtcgccgaatgaacgttggttcaaaaagtgtttaatgattaaatacaaatactggtatttgtatttaatcattaaacgctgttttcagctggatttgaccgaatttgagagcattttgagccgtttggcgaatggacgaatatagacgttttttgcctccatcgcgacattttaccgaggaattatCTTCCCTGGGCTccgttctaatgtccaaagagctccagtatttgtatttaatcattaaatgctgttttaggatggatttgacccgattgctgtcattttacggctcggttctgctacatctgcccgcccaagagtgcttattcccgggctgccattgatggtagactaacattgatttttactataatttggacaacaccggcggcgggccggattaaaaatcctaacgggccgtatatggcccgcgggccgaggttgaaaaacttgtacacacaccatccgggggcggggcgagcgcgcgaatcccgtttcggcgaaacctccgttcggccgaatgaacgttcggcggaacgtccattcggcgacctgcccgtctgtcaaacgtccgtcggcgaaacgtctttaggcgaatcatctgagtaccgatgatgtcgctcacactggtactcagtgcgctcagggaggttgtctttctgctcagaccaacaaaaaaatagagggaacattgcactggagtataagtcgcctttttgggagggcaatttttattttgtcagaaaccaagaacaaacatatgttaaagtcaCAATGGTAAAATgcagaacaacaggctaaatctgttaacatatttttcagataaccatagcctaaaaaaacaacatagtgatcagagaggaaaaaaatacatatacagtcatacctctacttacgaatgcttctcggtacgaaattttcaggttacaattttttttatatgcaaatgacgAAAAAGACCcacgttacgaaatccccccaaaagtaaatgcatttcctaatccatcatttcatttagaaaatattgtcgcggatgcattgattctcactttagaacattgctACCCCCTACTGTGCTCTCATTCTattttatataatgacaataaaagcattcaattcaattcaattggctgtctcacaacaaccactctccatgtttcaagattctctcttacataccggtccacctcggctaaatgctccacttattaatgattgcatttcGCCTgattaagcgattaaaacccatacaaatgcaatgcggtacatattttcacacacacacagggcacacgtaaaagtcttaaatgtactacaaagtggacgattTTCGGCCCTGTTAGAATGGGCTCTTgttgccatctggcggacaaacacaggCATTATTTCTCCCAGTATAACGGCCgcagagggaactatttcaccAGCGCAGGACagattttcatatgctttatttattttaagacattaataaagcATTTCCCTttaattttctctaatttttgtgtttcctcacatctttcatacaaaattgtgacactttgaccaattttaaagggtttagtttgtagttgcgtgaggaccatggaacgaattagagtatttacatataaagtacacctctacttacgaaattttcaagttacgaaaaaagttctggaaccaattaatttcctatTTAGGAGGTATGACTGTTTAAGTCACACTTGGGtattagttgcaggcccagccaaactataaaagaaagtgtgacttatagtccggaaaatacagtaaatttaCAATTAAATGGCTTTGAAGAAGCGGTGTTGTGACAAAATTTGCTTTCCTAAAATCTTGACAGGGGCAGAGGATTTTTTTAACCCCTCACAAAGCGCTCCTTTATCTCACTGACCACTATTACGGGTGCTAGGCATTCAATCCCTTTTAACTGGGAGATTGTTTATTATCCCCACCAActcaaaatgggttggatggctagcgttgtcaatggcactgaaacatcagCATTCACAAACACTCTATCTaggttaaataaattggacatctatcatcgtcaatggcatccaaagtGTAAAGTACTATGAAAATAGAATTTAGAGTGATAGTTGCAGTCGTAAGCAGTGTGTTTATGTGTTTAAGTGCATTTATTTCAGTGTCTttattgagtttgatttatttaataatggaCAGCACACGctaatattcatatttatgttaatcacacatgtaaatatgtaagtttttcaaaatttccaaatttagtcccttgtgcacgTTGAAGGTAAATGATCACACACATTAATTacttatatagtattttttttaaatataccatGTTGATTAGTAATTAACAAACGTTAATAGAACTACGCGCTAATATTTCCCCAAATCTTGCCAAGTTTGCGATGCCCCTTTAATAATGCTGGTATAAACCCATTATTATTTGATCATGTCCACATATtactaatgtttaaaaaaaacattcagttcgTCAGAAAACATTTCCGGATTGTAGATTAAAAATAGTGATTAATTACAAATGAATGACAACGACATTGGCTTCCTACCTATCTGTATACCCAATTACGTTTCAGTGTAAAAAATTGCCCAGGAATCGTGGTTGATTCAATAATAAGGGACCGACCGACCTTCCTTTAAAGTCTTGACGTGGCTTTTGATCACATCGTCTGCCGCCATCCTGTGCGACCACCGGCTGGGTGAATATTGCCTTTCGAGCTCCTAGTTAAACAGGTAGTGGTGGTTAGTGTTCTGGTGAACCGAACCGAGCCGAAAAAGACTAGCTAACGCCATAAAACAGCACTCGGCGTCCGACATCATTATATGGAGTAACGCTATGCGAAACAGCGCCCCCCGCTGGTGAAGTAACGTAACCCCCCAGGtatattgcatttatttaaGCTAACTTGAATCCTAGTTGACAACAACAAAGCGTATACTATACAGCCTTACATCTTTCGTCATTGCAGTCCAGGATGTCATTTCTTGAA
The Stigmatopora argus isolate UIUO_Sarg chromosome 7, RoL_Sarg_1.0, whole genome shotgun sequence DNA segment above includes these coding regions:
- the afmid gene encoding kynurenine formamidase — encoded protein: MTSWTAMTKDELERQYSPSRWSHRMAADDVIKSHVKTLKEGTERARNLAQTLLNVPYGEGEGEKLDAYIPTTKSLDVPLVIYLHGGYWQFLSKEESGFMAVPLAEKGVVVVAVGYDIAPRGNMDSMVSQVRRSVVSVVQQYSHISGLYLCGHSAGAHLAAMVLSTDWSQYSTVPQIKGAFLVSGIYDLLPILSTYVNDPLKMTE